In one Amaranthus tricolor cultivar Red isolate AtriRed21 chromosome 8, ASM2621246v1, whole genome shotgun sequence genomic region, the following are encoded:
- the LOC130821342 gene encoding uncharacterized protein LOC130821342 encodes MSDVEEEDLLQMVHDFMESSDSTISSTSLRKHDHYLIQSTRHFTLHEILRKKTEGEKEILEKISKYMRKKKDLEKTSGLKKWMVQCLKLEGLRASFCHTSWVTTPSCPSGSYEYIEIMKEDQKKGGTQRVIVDIDFKCQFEIARPTQSYIQLSSKLPIIFVGNEHKLKRIIPLLCSASEQSLRDSGLHIPPWRRAPYMFSKWNLYNNNNNNNNNNNNNSMLEK; translated from the exons atgagtgACGTAGAAGAAGAAGATCTATTACAAATGGTTCATGATTTTATGGAATCGTCAGACTCGACAATATCATCAACTTCATTACGTAAACATGATCACTATCTAATTCAATCTACTAGACACTTTACCTTACAT GAGATTTTAAGGAAGAAAACAGAAGGGGAAAAAGAGATTCTTGAGAAAATAAGTAAGTATATGAGAAAGAAAAAAGATTTGGAGAAAACAAGTGGATTGAAGAAGTGGATGGTTCAGTGCCTCAAATTAGAAGGACTTCGTGCTTCTTTTTGTCATACTTCTTGGGTCACTACCCCTTCTTGTCCAAGTG GAAGCTATGAATATATTGAGATAATGAAGGAAGATCAAAAAAAGGGAGGAACACAAAGAGTGATAGTGGATATTGATTTCAAGTGTCAATTTGAAATAGCAAGGCCAACTCAAAGCTACATTCAACTTTCAAGCAAACTTCCAATCATATTTGTTGGAAAtgaacacaaattaaaaaggatTATTCCTCTTCTTTGCTCAGCTTCAGAACAATCCCTTAGAGATAGTGGCCTTCATATTCCCCCTTGGAGAAGGGCCCCGTATATGTTTTCCAAATGGAacctttataataataataataataataataataataataataataattctatgTTAGAGAAGTAG